The following proteins are co-located in the Triticum aestivum cultivar Chinese Spring chromosome 1A, IWGSC CS RefSeq v2.1, whole genome shotgun sequence genome:
- the LOC123062424 gene encoding serine/threonine-protein kinase tricornered, whose protein sequence is MDSARSWFQKFQPRDKSKSPAVPASHGKDPGKPPVDDAPSSATKQKVAAAKQYIENHYKTQMKSLQDRKERRWMLERKLQDAEVPAEEQNNILKHLEKKETEYMRLQRHKMGVEDFELLTIIGRGAFGEVRLCREKTSKSVYAMKKLKKSEMLRRGQVEHVKAERNLLAEVDSAYIVKLYYSFQDDEFLYLIMEYLPGGDMMTLLMRKDTLTEDEAKFYIAETVLAIESIHKHNYIHRDIKPDNLLLDLSGHLKLSDFGLCKPLDSSNFPNLNEPDYTPGKGAKPLPDNTSRLTNSSAPKRTQQEQLSHWQKNRRMLAYSTVGTPDYIAPEVLLKKGYGMECDWWSLGAIMYEMLVGYPPFYSEDPMSTCRKIVNWRSHLKFPEEAKLSSETKDLISKLLCNVEQRLGTKGAHEIKAHTWFRGVQWEKLYQMKAAFIPEVNGELDTQNFEKFEETGAQVQSSSKAGPWRKMLPSKDANFVGYTYKNFEIVNDDEVAGIAELKKKSSKSKRPTIKTLFESMDEDEPVHGGFLNMLPHKEGQPSSHSSAPPEQYQPRRK, encoded by the exons ATGGATTCCGCGAGAAGTTGGTTCCAGAAGTTCCAGCCGCGGGACAAGTCCAAGAGCCCGGCGGTGCCTGCCAGCCATGGGAAGGATCCCGGGAAGCCCCCCGTCGACGACGCGCCTTCTAGCGCGACCAAGCAGAAGGTCGCTGCGGCAAAACAGTACATTGAGAACCACTACAAGACTCAGATGAAGTCCTTGCAAGATAGGAAAGAGAG GCGCTGGATGCTGGAGAGGAAATTACAGGATGCTGAAGTTCCTGCAGAAGAGCAGAACAACATTCTAAAACATTTGGAGAAAAAGGAGACTGAATATATGCGTTTGCAAAGACACAAGATGGGGGTTGAAGATTTTGAACTTTTGACAATTATTGGAAGAGGTGCATTTGGAGAG GTGCGTCTTTGTAGAGAGAAGACCTCTAAAAGTGTATATGCAATGAAAAAGCTTAAGAAATCTGAAATGCTTCGTAGGGGCCAG GTGGAACACGTCAAAGCCGAAAGAAACCTCCTTGCAGAAGTCGATAGTGCGTACATAGTAAAGCTTTACTATTCTTTTCAAGATGATGAGTTCTTGTATCTCATCATGGAGTACCTTCCTGGTGGTGACATGATGACTTTGCTCATGCGCAAGGACACTCTGACAGAAGATGAAGCCAAATTTTACATCGCAGAAACTGTACTAGCAATAGAGTCCATTCACAAGCACAATTACATTCACAG GGATATCAAGCCAGATAATTTATTGTTAGATCTCAGTGGTCACTTGAAGCTTTCTGACTTTGGATTGTGCAAACCTTTGGATAGCAGTAATTTTCCAAATTTGAATGAACCGGATTATACACCTGGAAAAGGTGCTAAACCTTTACCCGATAACACCAGTCGATTAACTAACTCTTCTGCACCGAAGCGTACGCAGCAGGAGCAGCTGTCACATTGGCAAAAGAACCGTCGGATGTTG GCGTATTCTACAGTTGGTACTCCTGATTACATTGCTCCAGAGGTTCTATTGAAGAAAGGATATGGAATGGAGTGTGACTG GTGGTCCCTTGGtgctatcatgtatgaaatgctaGTTGGTTATCCCCCATTTTATTCGGAGGATCCAATGTCGACCTGCAGAAAG ATTGTGAACTGGAGAAGTCACCTGAAATTTCCTGAAGAGGCAAAGCTTTCTTCTGAAACTAAGGATCTCATTAGCAAACTTCTCTGTAATGTTGAGCAGAGACTTGGAACAAAAGGAGCCCATGAAATAAAA GCACATACATGGTTTAGAGGTGTCCAATGGGAAAAGTTGTATCAGATGAAAGCTGCTTTCATACCAGAAGTTAATGGCGAGTTGGATACTCAGAACTTTGAGAAATTTGAGGAG ACTGGAGCACAAGTTCAGAGTTCATCTAAGGCGGGTCCATGGAGAAAG ATGCTTCCATCCAAGGATGCAAATTTTGTTGGATACACGTACAAGAACTTTGAAATTGTGAATGACGATGAAGTTGCCGGGATTG CCGAGCTGAAGAAAAAGAGTTCCAAATCAAAACGGCCAACCATCAAGACATTGTTTG AGagcatggatgaagatgaacctgTGCACGGCGGTTTCTTAAATATGTTGCCCCATAAGGAGGGACAACCTTCTTCTCACTCAAGCGCCCCACCAGAACAATACCAACCTCGACGTAAATAG